Sequence from the Burkholderia cepacia genome:
TGGCCGTTCGAATCGCGCATGGTGCCGCTCAGCGCATCAGAGCGCCATGTCGTTCGCGGCTTTCGCGGGCCGCGCCGGTGCGTCCGGCGCCGGGTGCGCCGGCGCGGTGACGTCGATCTTCGGCGGCGGCGAGAGCTGCAGCACGTCGCTCGTATACGTCCATTCCTCGACAACCTTCGCCGGGCTGTCGTTCAGCTTCGTGCCGTAGCTCGGCACGATCTGGCGGATCTTCTGCTGCCACTCGGGCGTCGCGACCTTGTCCTTGAACACCTTCTTCATCAGGTTCAGCATGATCGGCGCGGCCGTCGACGCGCCCGGCGATGCGCCGAGCAGGCCCGCGATGCTGCCGTCCTGCGAGCTGACGATCTCGGTGCCGAGCTTCAGCACGCCGCCCTTCACCGGGTCGCGCTTGATGATCTGCACGCGCTGGCCGGCCTGCCACAGGCGCCAGTCTTCCTTCTTCGCGTTCGGGAAGTATTCCTTCAGTGCGTTGAAGCGGTCGTCGTCGGACAGCATCAGCTGGCCGGCGAGGTACTGCACCAGCGGGAATTCGTCGACGCCCACGCGCATCATCGGCGCGACGTTGTGCGTGTTGGTGCTCTTGAGCAGGTCGAAGTACGAACCGTTCTTCAGGAACTTGGTCGAGAACGTCGCGAACGGCCCGAACAGGATGATCTTCTTGCCGTCGATGATGCGCGTGTCGAGGTGCGGCACCGACATCGGCGGCGAGCCGACCGACGCCTTGCCGTACGCCTTCGCGAGATGCTGCTTCACGACCTCGGGGTTGTCCGTCACGAGGAACGAGCCGCCGACCGGGAACGCGCCGTAGTCCTTCGCCTCGGGGATGCCCGACGCCTGCAGCAGGTGCAGCGCACCGCCGCCCGCGCCGATGAACACGAACTTCGCGTCGACGGCCTGCGGCGGTTCATCCGAGTGCAGCTTCACCCACGACACGTGCCACGTGCCGTCGGCATTGCGCGAGATCTCGCGCACTTCGCTCGACAGCGACAGCGTGAAGTTCGGCTGCGTCTTCAGGTAGCCGACGAACTGGCGCGTGATCTCGCCGAAGTTCACGTCGGTGCCGATCGGCGTCCACGTCGCCGCGACCTTCTGGTTGCGGTCGCGACCTTCCATCATCAGCGGCACCCACTGCTTGATCTGGTCGTAGTCTTCCGAATACTGCATCCCGCGGAACAGCGGGCTGGCCTGCAGCGCCTCGTAGCGCTTCTTCAGGAAGCGGACGTTGTCGTCGCCCCACACGAAGCTCATGTGCGGCGTCGAGTTGATGAACGAATGCGGGTTCTTCAGCACACCCTGCCTGACCTGCCACGCCCAGAACTGGCGCGAGATCTGGAACGACTCGTTGATCTCGATGGCCTTCGAGATGTCGACCTTGCCGTCCGCCTTCTCCGGCGTGTAGTTGAGTTCGGCGAGCGCCGAGTGGCCGGTGCCGGCGTTGTTCCAGCCGTTCGAGCTTTCCAGCGCGACGCCGTCGAGGCGCTCGACCATCGTCATCGACCAGTCCGGTTGAAGCTCGTGCAGCCAGACGCCGAGCGTCGAGCTCATGATGCCGCCGCCCACCAGCAGGACGTCGACCTTCTTCGTATCGGCGGCGTGCGCGGACGACGCGGCGACGCACAGCGCGAGCGCCGACAGTATTACCCGTAACGTTTTGATCACAGCAGATCCCTTTTTCAACTTGGATGCATCGGTTTGCCATGCCGCCCGGCCGGGGCGATACACGCATCCGGAGATCCGGATCGCGAATCCGGAATTCCGGATTGGCGCGGGCGGACGTTGCATTTGCGCACGCGAAGCCGGTGCGAAGGAGACCTTCGGAGCGACTCGCGGCAGGCACGCAATCACCTGCGTCGCGTGGGCGCGCATTGCGCCCGGGCCCTTGCGGCAAGCCTGAGCGGTTGGGGTTTCAGGCTGCGGCGGAACGGGCCGCACGCGACGCTTTCGCCGGGGGCGGGGTGGCAAGGGGCGCGTAATGTAACCGAACTCGTTTGCTGTGTCACAAACGAAAAATACCGTTGTTTTCGTGGGGTTTTTTGCGTGTCCGGGTTTCCGGAATGACGGGCGGCGGCGACGGAAAAAACCAGGGAAGTCGAGGTGTTGTTCCGGGGGATGGAGCGTCGATCACGCGTCAAAGGTGCTGCTACATCGGCGGAGATGCGGGCTGCGTTGTCGTCTCGGGGGCGGGGGGCATCTCGCCGTATTTCTGGCGATTTGCCTGCTGTTGTTCGAGTCGGCGCTGTTTGCGTTCCTCGGGGGTCAAAATCTTGTAGGCGCGCGTTATCGTGATTTCGGACAGTTTCGGGGGAAAGGAGCCGTCCACCGGATTTGCGTAAAAGAGTTCGACATTGACGGAAAATTTGCTACCGGGAATATCTTTCGCGCGGTAACGGAAATTCTGCAAATTTGGAGTTTGAGGATGGCGACCCGGTATCTCGTTTTCATAATGTCGCTTTCCGTTTGAATCGACCCAGTAGTTATCCAGTTGTAGCAGCAATTCAATTTCCGTATTCGGCATACCAGCAAGCATTGGACTTAACCGCATGACCAATCCAGTTGGGACGATCTTCACCTTCGAACGATCGGCGCTGTAATTTTCGGGGTCGTCGAATGTCGAAAAGGCAACTGTAGTTGAGGGCGACACCCGAGTGGCGTAAAGATAGCGCAGTCCTTTCGATCGATAGTGAGGCTCCGTATCGATGATGCGACCAAAGACGGTATTTGATGGATCAAATGGCTTATCATCGCGCAGAATCTCCATCGCCGTCTTCAGGATGTTGTGTACCATCGCACGCTGTTCTTCCGCTTGATGTTGCATCTCAACTCCTTGCGCCAACGGCTCTGAGGGCAGCGTCATACTTGTCTGTGCATGTACCTGGGTTGAATACAAGAGCGCGATCATCACGGTCCCAATAGGCGTGCACCACATCCGCACACGCATAGGCATCTTCTTCATGTAACTGGCTCCGGTAGCCTTCTTCGAAACTCACCATTTTTTCTGCCGTCTCGGGCGAAACTCAAACAGCCCGTATGCCTAGGCATGCAAAATCGACAGGTGGGATCTCACATGGATACGCTCATTTCGAAATTGAATTTGGGCTACGTTGCAGCTCATGTCTCCGATTCCGGATCAATCATCCACCATATTGGATGCTCGGACTCCTCCCTCAACCACATCCATTGACCTGCTACGAGCTCGCTGCGCCGCCGTTGTGCGTGTTCCTCCTGATGCGTCAACGTGCGGACCATGGGAAATCTTTGCCCTTTCCGGACCACCAAGCGATTCGGGTTAGAGGTCTTGGCGTATCCCTGCCATAACCCCGTTTCAGGACAGAGCATACCCGTGCACAGGTTCATCTCCCCGTATTTCTGCCGCTTTGCCTGCCGCTCTTCAAGGCGACGTTGTTTACGTTCGGCGGGCGTCAAAATCTTGTATGCTCGGCTTATCTCGATTTCGGTCAGCATCGGAGGAAACGAACCGTCCAATGGATTTGCGTAAAAGAGTTCAACATCAACTGGAAACTTGCTGCCCGGAATATCTTTTGACCGATAGCGAAAGGATTGCAAGTTTGGCATATCCGGAGTGCGTACCATCATCTCGTTGCCGTATTCACGCTTCCCATCTGAATCTACCCAATAGTCCTCCAACTGAAGAAGATCTTTGATTTCCGTCTCGGGTAAATCAGCGAGCATCGGGCTTAACCGAATCGTCACGCCTGCCGGGACGATCTTCACCTTGGAACGATCAGCACTAAAATCTTCTGGGTCATCACCAGTAGAAAATTCAATTCTCGTGTCAGGTAACACTGGATTGACATAACGGTAAAGTTTTCCTTCGGCAGGAAGATGTGGCTTCGCCGCGTACACCCGTCCGAGGACTGTGTTTCCCGGATCGAATGATTTGTCATCGCGCAGGATCGCCATCGCCGTTTTCAGGATGCTGCGCACCATCGCACGCTGTTCTTCCGCTTGATGTTGCATCTCAACTCCTTGCGCCAACGGCTCTGATGGCAGCCTCATACTTGTCTGTGCATGTACCTGGGTTGAACACAAGAGCGCGATCACCACGGTCCCAATAGGCCTGCACCACATCCGCGCACGCATAGGCATCTTCTTCATGTAACTGGCTCCGGTAGCCTTCTTCGAAACTCACCATTTTTGCTGCCGTCTCGGGCGACACGTTCAGCAACTTGCACACTTCAGCCTGCGCAATTGGCACATCTGGTTTCACATAAGTTCCACCCGCTTGGTCTTGCATGTATGAAATCATCCAGTAGTAGTGGAACATCAACATTCGATGCAATCCAGTGGTAACAAGATTGTCATCGGGAATGTTGATTTTTTGGGCTGCATCATAGGCACATTTTTTCGTATACGCTTTATACATTTTGAGAATCTGCGTAAATTTTTCGTAATCCTTTGGATGTTGCTGAAGCAGCGCCATCATCCAAAACGCTTGCTGGCAATGCCGTGCCTCGTGATAAAGCATGTCAGCAAATGCCTTCAATTGACCGTCCAGCGCCTCCGCATCATCCGCAACCTCAATAATCTTGGTGACCTCCTTTTCCTGAATGGCCATGGCCCAGTTTTTCTGGGTAAATGATGCGCTGACATTGGGGCGCATGTTGTATTGGGCTTGCCCATGCAGCGCGTTGACGATATCAATGCGTGGCATCGCTCCGTTTGACTGCATCGCATCATTAACATTGCCTTTTGGCAAACCAAATGGCCCAGAGGCTAACGCTGCGCTCAATATTTCACCGACTGTATCGACAATCTTGTCTTTCAATCCACTTGATATTCCACCGCCTACCGTTTTGAACTGACTCCACGGAATGCTCTTGAGTGCCGCCTTGATCGCCGCCGTATAGGCCTTCGTCACCGGATACACGACATCGTTGCGCGGCCGATTCGCCCGCACATCGCTCTGCCTGGCCCCGTTGATGAAGTGATGGAAGCGCAGCCCGAAGTTGAGCGGATCGCAAGTCGCGAACATGGGTTGTTGATTCTCGGACGTGGCCCCCTGCTCCGGCGTGCTCGCCGTCTTGCCCCTGATCTTCGCGGTCCGTTTGTCGGCATTCGGTGCCGTGGCGGCATAGGGTGTCGCGATGTCGCGCACGATCGCCGCATGATTGACCGCAATCACCTTGTCCGGGTCGCTTGCCGCCAGCAGCTCGACCGTCCCAAACGTGATGTCATGGTCGGTAACCAGCGCCGTTTCGCCACGCGCGTTACTCACCCCCTCGATCACGCGTCCGTTATCGAGCGTGATCCGGTAAGGCTGCCGCGGCAGCGCGAAGCCGCCGGCGTGTTCCATCAACACGAAGTGCGCGGCAAACCGCCCCGGATTGTCCGGCGTGACCGGCAAGCGCATCGGCCGCGTCTGGGGAACGTCGGCCTGATGACTGCCTGCATGGACCGTGTGTTCGCCGGCGGTGCGCACCACGTAGCCCCGTTCGCTGATGCGCACTTCCGTACTGCCCGCGTGCAGCACGATCTCCTTCGCTGCATGGAGATGAATGCGATCGGTCGTGCTCGTGATCGTGACCGCCTGCTTGGCCGTCATGTCGATGCCATCGGTCTGCGCCTCGATGCGCACGTTGCCGGCGGCGGCAACCAGCTTCATCCCCGCCTTGTGCACGAACAACGAGAGCGCATTCGCCACGCTCGCGAACAGCGACCGGCCGACCGCCAGACCCACATGCCGGCCGCTCGTCACGGCGACATCCTCGTTGCTCGCGATATGGGCGCTGCGTTCCGCCGCGAGACTGATTCCCGCCGCTGACGACAGCACCAAGTCGGCCTCCGCCAGTTCCGGAAAATCGTGTTCGCCGCCGGACGGCTTTCCCCGAATCGCATCGTTGCGCGCCTTGATGGCCTTCGCCACGTCGCTCTGGTCGGCGTCACGCTGCTGCGCGTCATGCCGTTGCGCCAGCCCGGACAGGCTCTCCTGCAACTCGCGCGCTTGCGTGAGCCGGCTGACCGCGTCGCGCGCTTCCTTCGCATGACCCGCGCCGCCCGGTTGGCCGTCCGTCGTGACGAACAGGCCCCTCAACGCCCGCACCACGCCCCAAAAATCCGTGCGCAGTTCGAAGCCCTTGCCGCGCGCATCCGCGCGGCCTTTTTTCCTCACGATGCGCCGGAGATTCCCGAGACTGAGTTGAGACGCGCCCGCATCGCTCGCGATCTGCGTCTGGATTTGTCCCTGCGTGTCGTCGATCGCCACGTGGCCGGACGCCGTGCCTTGAAACTCCCGGCCGCGCAGCACCGTTACCGCCTGGTTGTCCGGCAGGTCCAGCGCCGGTTGGTGGAACGCGTTCACGGCGCTGCCGACGATCACGGGCAAATCCGGGTCGCCGTAGTAGTGCTCCACGGCGACCTCGTGACCGACGCGCGGGAGGAACGTCGCCCCCATCTCAATGCCTTGCCACGGCGACAGCACGCGCAGCCAGATTCCGGAATGCTCGTCCAGCTTGCCGTGACGATCCCACCCGAACTGCACCTTGACCCGGCCGTATTGGTCCGTCCAGACCTCCTGTCCGGCCGGGCCGACGACGATGGCCTTCTCCGGGCCGGACAGGCACGGTTTCCGCACGCTTCTCGCGAGCCGGAACGGCTCGTTTGCCGGCAGCAGTTCGAACTGCGCTTCGGCGCGATAGGTCTGCCCGGTTCCCGTGCGATCACCGATTTCCTCGATGTCGAGCGTGGACGACACCACCACGTATTCGCGGTTGGCCGCCTGCTGCGGGTAGCCCGTCAGGGTAAAGGTGCGGCCCACCGTCAGCCCGCGCAGGTTGCCCGCGCCATGGGCGCGTAGTCCCGCACAACGCTTCGCCTCGAGCTGCACGCGTGCGAAATGGCGCGCTTCCACATCAGTATCGTTCGGCTGGCCCGCGAGACCGTGCGCGCCGGCCAGCGGCTGGCCGTAGTCACCCCACGCGTAGATTTCGCCGTCCGCGCTCGCGGTGTCGCGCGGATTGGCTTCGGTGACGGTCAGCTTCGCTCGCGGACGCGTGTAGTCGTAGTCCGTCACGGTCACGCGTCCGGACGTGAGCCGGCTTGTCACCGACAACGCATGAATGTGCTCTTCGTCGATGCGCTTGCCGTCGGGCGGCAGGTAGCGCAGCGTCTCATAGGCCGCGCCGTGCGGTTGGTGGCCGCCCATCGTGTCGCACAAGACCAGACGATGATGGCCGTCGTCGTGCTCGAACCACCACCAGATCCCCCATTCTTCCCATAGGCGTTGCAGGAACGCCCAGTCCGTCTCGTACGCCTGACGCTGCAAGTCCCGCTTCGGGTAGATGCCGCGAGACACA
This genomic interval carries:
- the mqo gene encoding malate dehydrogenase (quinone), producing the protein MKKGSAVIKTLRVILSALALCVAASSAHAADTKKVDVLLVGGGIMSSTLGVWLHELQPDWSMTMVERLDGVALESSNGWNNAGTGHSALAELNYTPEKADGKVDISKAIEINESFQISRQFWAWQVRQGVLKNPHSFINSTPHMSFVWGDDNVRFLKKRYEALQASPLFRGMQYSEDYDQIKQWVPLMMEGRDRNQKVAATWTPIGTDVNFGEITRQFVGYLKTQPNFTLSLSSEVREISRNADGTWHVSWVKLHSDEPPQAVDAKFVFIGAGGGALHLLQASGIPEAKDYGAFPVGGSFLVTDNPEVVKQHLAKAYGKASVGSPPMSVPHLDTRIIDGKKIILFGPFATFSTKFLKNGSYFDLLKSTNTHNVAPMMRVGVDEFPLVQYLAGQLMLSDDDRFNALKEYFPNAKKEDWRLWQAGQRVQIIKRDPVKGGVLKLGTEIVSSQDGSIAGLLGASPGASTAAPIMLNLMKKVFKDKVATPEWQQKIRQIVPSYGTKLNDSPAKVVEEWTYTSDVLQLSPPPKIDVTAPAHPAPDAPARPAKAANDMAL
- a CDS encoding type VI secretion system Vgr family protein, encoding MKNEQDRDTVRLGDTIDPGGNVRLTLPQSRTLSISGAALPTYGVDGLPVFVPVRLQGRETIGRIDQCHYLVTLRTDDAYAFSPSGTADLELDTMVGTEATVLIELEGKPGLAGHAGLADIGANAREITGLIEAARLVGQDRHSILYELELRPWLYRATLTQDCRLFQDMSVVEITDSVLAKYPYRVDKRLAGVSRGIYPKRDLQRQAYETDWAFLQRLWEEWGIWWWFEHDDGHHRLVLCDTMGGHQPHGAAYETLRYLPPDGKRIDEEHIHALSVTSRLTSGRVTVTDYDYTRPRAKLTVTEANPRDTASADGEIYAWGDYGQPLAGAHGLAGQPNDTDVEARHFARVQLEAKRCAGLRAHGAGNLRGLTVGRTFTLTGYPQQAANREYVVVSSTLDIEEIGDRTGTGQTYRAEAQFELLPANEPFRLARSVRKPCLSGPEKAIVVGPAGQEVWTDQYGRVKVQFGWDRHGKLDEHSGIWLRVLSPWQGIEMGATFLPRVGHEVAVEHYYGDPDLPVIVGSAVNAFHQPALDLPDNQAVTVLRGREFQGTASGHVAIDDTQGQIQTQIASDAGASQLSLGNLRRIVRKKGRADARGKGFELRTDFWGVVRALRGLFVTTDGQPGGAGHAKEARDAVSRLTQARELQESLSGLAQRHDAQQRDADQSDVAKAIKARNDAIRGKPSGGEHDFPELAEADLVLSSAAGISLAAERSAHIASNEDVAVTSGRHVGLAVGRSLFASVANALSLFVHKAGMKLVAAAGNVRIEAQTDGIDMTAKQAVTITSTTDRIHLHAAKEIVLHAGSTEVRISERGYVVRTAGEHTVHAGSHQADVPQTRPMRLPVTPDNPGRFAAHFVLMEHAGGFALPRQPYRITLDNGRVIEGVSNARGETALVTDHDITFGTVELLAASDPDKVIAVNHAAIVRDIATPYAATAPNADKRTAKIRGKTASTPEQGATSENQQPMFATCDPLNFGLRFHHFINGARQSDVRANRPRNDVVYPVTKAYTAAIKAALKSIPWSQFKTVGGGISSGLKDKIVDTVGEILSAALASGPFGLPKGNVNDAMQSNGAMPRIDIVNALHGQAQYNMRPNVSASFTQKNWAMAIQEKEVTKIIEVADDAEALDGQLKAFADMLYHEARHCQQAFWMMALLQQHPKDYEKFTQILKMYKAYTKKCAYDAAQKINIPDDNLVTTGLHRMLMFHYYWMISYMQDQAGGTYVKPDVPIAQAEVCKLLNVSPETAAKMVSFEEGYRSQLHEEDAYACADVVQAYWDRGDRALVFNPGTCTDKYEAAIRAVGARS